The Nitrospirota bacterium genome includes the window ACTCGTGGACCAGGATATTGCGAAAGCCCTTCATATCCTTGAGCGTTGCGGCAAGCCCCTCAGAGATCACGTCCTTCCGCGCAAGCGCGTTGAACAAGTCGGCCTCCTCCGAGCTGTAGCCCAAACGAAGCCCCATCACCAGAAGGTGACAGACATCGATCGTCGCCTCCACTGAGATCTGCAACAGGCGCTCGCACGCGCGCTTCTTCTCCGGACGCAGGAACTCCTCGAAGCTCCCGGGGGCGATCGCACGGAGTTCACGCACGTACCGTTCGAGCTCATCGAGTTTTCCCAAAATCCGGCCGCGGTCAACCACGCGCGACCTCGTCCAAGTAGCGCTGGTAGTACGGCCGAAAGTCCTCCCACGCTTGCGCCGTGCGAAATGCCAGCTCGTAAAGGCGGTCTTCGTCCCGCACGAAGAGGAACTTCGCTTCCTTGAGCACACGGTGACGAATGTAGAGCGGGAGTTGCTGGAACACCTGCACGTCGGCGTCGCTCAGCCCCAAATACTCCAGTTTTTTTTCCGACAGCGCTAGGGGCTCATACCGAGCCGGCTCGAGCATCAGGCACACGTCGATGTCCGAGTCGGGCCGTGCGTCGCCGCGGGCGTGGCTGCCGTACAACGCCACCGCGAGGACGTTGGCGTCGTCACGGGCGTGCGCCACGATGCAATCGAGTACCCTCGCGACTTTGGTTGGGAACTCCGCCATCCAGTGGCCGATCACCCTGCGTGCTGGATCAAGAGCTTCGCGAACGCACGGAGATCACCTAAGCGCTTCTCGACAATCGCGCGCACGATATCGAGATTGAGACTGCCGTAGTCGTGCACCGCAACATTGCGGAAGCCCACCATGGCCCGCATTTTGTCGCCAAGCTGCGGTTCGAGCAGCCCCGCCTTTTGCATCAAGGAAAACGCCTCCCGGCTCTCTTGCGGGAGCCCGAGGTGTCCGGTTCGGACCAGGTGCATGGCCCCGTCGATCGCGGCTTCACACGCGCGCTGCAGGTTCAAGATGATGGCGTCCTGCCGCATACAGTCCTCGGCGAACTCGGCTTCATGGCCGATGTAGTCTTCGGCAATCCGCTTCAGGCAGCGCTCGATGATGGCCGCCTTCGCCAATAAGACATCATCCACCATACACGCTTCCCCGCGCGAGAATGTCCGCCACCAGCGCCCGGCGCTCCTCGTTGAACCGAGCGTACGAGGAGAACACGTAGTCCTCAAACACACTGCCCGCGCGCTCGTCGGCGCAATACAACCGCTCGCCGTACGCCACGATTTGAGCGCGAAGGATCGTGGGAGCTTTGAGCAGGTCCACCAAATCAACCTGACGCCCTGCCACATCGCTCAGGGCCCCGCTGAGTTTGAGCATAGTGTCAAACGTCAGAGGCCGAGCAGGCAGGACAGCCAGATCCACATCGCTGTCTGGCCGCTCGTGCTGAGTTCCGGCAGAACCGTAGCGGTAGATCGCCACCACGTCCGGAAGTCCGTCGCGAATGCAACGGACCGCTGCGTCAAAATTGCGAGTCATGCAGACCTCGACGGTTAGGGCGAAGAAGGCGATTCACCACATGAGCGCTGGGAGCGCGCCCGCCACTTATACCGCAGACTGCAGCGGGACTCAAGCGGACCCCATTCGGCCCTTCATGGACGGGCTCCTATGCGTTTCAGGGCGTGCGCCACGTCCAGCACCCAGGTCCCGTCCGGCAGTTTGTAGCCGGCCTTGGTCCGACACACGATCATCTTCTCCTTCACGCGTCCCTTTTCCGCGGTCCCGAACGCCCGCAGTCCCGCGGCATCCGCCGGCTCGGGCTGCTCCTTCCATTTGCACTCGATCGCCACCAGCGCCCCGGCCGCGCGCTCGATCACCAGGTCCACCTCCGGCCCGCCCGCGGTGCGCCAGTAGCCCACGAGCGCGGTATCGGCGCGGCCGGCGGCTTGGCGCACGATTTGCCCGAACACGTGCGATTCCCAGAACGCGCCGACGAGTGCGGACGTTGTCAGCGCGCGCTCGGAACGAAATCCTGCGAGGAACGCGGCCAGTCCCGTGTCCAGAAACGCGAGCTTGGGCGCCTTGACCAGTCGCTTGGTGCGGTTGCTGAAATAGGGCTCGATCAGCGCCACGACCCCGGAGGTCTGCAACAGGCCCAGCCATTTCCTGGCCGTGTTCGGTGCGACGCCGGTGTCACGAGCCAAGTCCGAGGAGTTGAGCACCTGCGAGGTTCGCAGCGCGCACGCGCGCAGGAAGCGATTGAACTCGGGAAGGTCCGCCACCCGCATGACATTGCGCACGTCACGTTCCAGGTAGGTGGCCACATACGCCGGAAACCACAGATCAGGGTCGGCGCCGGTGTGCAGTTCCGGGTACCCTCCAAGAAACAGGTACCGGGTCTCATCGATCGCGTAGTCCGCAGCAGACAACTCGGCCTTAGATAGCGTGTACAGGTTGAGCACACCACAGCGCCCGGCCAGACTCTCCGACACGCCCTGCATCAGCGCAAACACCTGGGAGCCGGTCAGCAGATATTGGCCGGGCGAGCGGTCCCGGTCGATCCTGACCTTGAGGTGCTTGAGCAGCGAGGGTGCGTACTGAATCTCGTCGATGACCACCGGCGCCGGGTACTCTTCGAGCAGCGCGTCAGGCGCGGTGCGCGCGGCCTCGGCGTTGGCCGGCAAATCGAGACTCAGGTAGGAAGCGCGCGGATAGAGATGGCGCAGCAGCGAGGTCTTGCCCGTCTGCCGAGCGCCGGTCACCAACACGGCCGGGAACTGCCGGGCCATGCGCCGCACGAGCGACTCCGACTCTCTGGCAATCCACATGCCGATATTATGCAGTCAGACTGCAAATTATGCAAGACGGCAATCCGCCCCTACGACGGGGTGTTCATCCGAACAAATCCGTTGCAGGCACGTCACGAAGCCGCGCAAACCGCTGATCCTTGGCCGACAGGACCGGCTGCGACACCGGCCACGCAATCCCGATCTCCGGGTCGTTCCACAGGATCCCCCGCTCGTCGTCCGGCGCATAGAGATTGGTGCACTTGTACATGAAATCGGCCGAGTCGCTCAGCACGCAGAACCCGTGGGCAAAGCCGGGCGGGATGTAGAATTGTCTAGGCTCCTCGCCTGACAGCCGCTCGCCGTGCCACTTGCCGAACGTGGGCGAGCTCCGGCGAATATCCACCGCCACGTCGAAGACCTCGCCGCGCACCACCCACACCAATTTGCCCTGCGGCCGCTTGAGTTGATAGTGCAGCCCGCGCAGCGTGCCTTTGACCGAGTGCGAAGTGTTGTCCTGCACGAACGGCCCGGTAATTCCGGCCTCGGCGTACCGCCGCGCGTGGTACGTTTCCCAAAAGAACCCGCGGCTGTCGCGAAAGACCTTGGGCTCGATGACCAGCAAGCCGGCAAGCGGCGTCTCTTTGACGTTCACGGGGCCTCGGAAACCACCATCCGTGCGGTTTCGACGACGTGGTAGGCACCCTCGCGTGCTTTTTTGGCGTCATCCACGTCGTACTCTTCGGTCGGAATGAAGTCTATATCCCCATAGAACGAGAGCTCGCGGTCTTTTCTGAGCTCCTTGGAAATTTCGGCCAACCGATCGACTCGAGCCGACACCTCGGCAACAAATCGGCCGCGATGTTCTTTCAGAAACGAACCGACGTCATGGACTTTTGGCGGTTCGATTCCGACCGAACGAAGCATCGCCTTCAACGCGAGTTCGACGACTTCCTGCGCTTCTCGAATGACGTCGGAGTACGCTCCGTTCCGGAGCAGCACGTCCAGGATTTCGAGACGAGCCATCGCTTTTTTGAGATAGCTCCTCGCCAGCGAGCCGCTCGTCATAATATCTCGAAGACTTCACCAGGCTTATAGTCCGGCTTCAGGTCCCAATACCAGGCGTTACCTTTCCAGATCCGTTTGGATCCCAGTTCAGTCATCCTCCTCCGCAAGCGATCCAGCCTTCTCGCGAACGCGCCGTCTCGGTCGAACAGGATCTTGGCGTCCTCCACCATATCGAAGAAGAGAGGACTCCCGATTTCCACTTCCTCCGGAGTCTTAAACACCACCGAGAGTTCCGTCGTGACGCCGAGGCCTGCGAGGCGCCGCATCTCGGGCTCCAAGAGCCGCTCCACGTCCTGGAACTCTATGCGACGGCGAGGCTGCCCTTTAGGCAACCCCCGGGCGACGACCAGCAGATCGACATCCGAGTCGAACCGCATGGTGCCTCGTGCCACTGATCCGTATACGACGACACTCACCAAACGGTCGCCGTACACGGCTTTGACCGCATCGAGTACTCGCTCCTGAAGGGACGCGAACGCCTCGTGTAACGTGCCCATGCCGGGGACAATACTCTATTCCCGAAAGGAGTTCAACGGACTGGGTTCTGGAAAGCCGCGACCACCCGCTTCAGTCCCGCCTTGATGTTCACCCTGGGTTTGTACCCCAGGAGCGCGTCGGCGCGCGTCAGACCGGCCAGGGAGTGTTTCACGTCGCCGGGCCGGGGATCCACGTATTCGGGTTTGGCGGAGACTTTCAACAACCGCGCGATCTCGGTGTACAGCGCATTGATCGTGGTGCGGTCGCCGTACGCGATGTTCATGGCTTCGCCCAGCGCGTGTTTGCTGCGGCACGCGAGCAGGTTGGCGCGCACGCAATCGTCGATGAACGTGAAGTCACGCGACTGCTTGCCGTCACCGTAGATCGTCACGGGCCGGCCCGATGCCAGCGCCGACACGAATCGCGGAATCACGGCCGCGTATTGCGACTCAGGGTCCTGCCTGGGACCGTAAATGTTGAAGTACCGGAGCGCCACGGTGGGCAGACCGTACGCCCGATAAAAGACCTTGCAGAACTGTTCGCCGGCCAGCTTGCTCACGGCATAGGGCGACAGCGGGTTGGTCGGGAGCGACTCCACCTTGGGCAGCACCGCCGTATCCCCATACACGGACGACGATGACGCGTACACGAACCGTTTGACCTTGGCCTCTTTGGCCGCCCACAACATATTAAGCGTGCCAGTGACATTGACCGCGGTCGTGCCCACCGGGTCGGCCACGGATCGAGGGACGGAGGGCAGCGCGGCCTGGTGCAGGACATAGTCCACCCCCGCCACGGCCTCCGCGCAAGTCTTGGGATCGCGGATGTCGCCTTCGATCACCGTCAGCCTCGGATCGCCCGGAGCGACCTTGCACCGGGCCATGACCGCATCGAGATTCGCGCGCTTCCCCGTCGCAAAGTTGTCGAGGACTCGGACAGTGTGGCCCTTGGTCAACAGGGTCTCTACCAGGTGAGAACCGATGAAGCCGGCGCCGCCGGTGACCAAGTACCGTGATCCGCCGATAAGGCGCGACTGCTGCGTTGTCATCTCAGTCTGCCCGGAACCTGCGAAAGGCCACCCCCTCCCTTGCCCTCCCCCGTTGAGGGGGAGGGTGCCTTGTCGAGGGTGCGCCAGAGGGTCAAACGTTCGCCCCTTCCCCTCCCTCTTGCGGGGGAGGGGAGGGTGGGGGGTGCATTGTCATGCCGCCGGGTGAGCCGCTGGTTCTGATGCCGGATTGCATCATAACTTGACGATCTTTCCCCGTCCCTCTTTCACATTCTTCGTGGCATTTCGCGTATCGATCACCAGCTTGGCCTGCTTGACCATCGCCTTGTAGTCGAACGCGCGGTGGTCGGTCACGATCACCACGGCGTCATAACCAGACAGAGCATCCGGTTTGACGGATTTGAGTGTCCGCCCGTCGCCCACGTCCAATGACGCCACGTGCGGATCGGTGTAGGCCACCTTGGCTCCTTTGGATTCGAGGAGGCGGATGATGTCGAGGGCGGGTGACTCGCGCACGTCGTCCACGTCGCGCTTGTACGCCACGCCCGCGATCAGCAGCTTGGACCCGTTCACGCTCTTCTTGACTCCGTTCAGCGCGTCGGCCACCAGCTCCACCACGTGCTCGGGCATCTTGGTGTTGATCTCGCTCGCCAGCTCGATGAACCGGGCGTTGTAGTTGAAGGCTTTGAGCTTCCATGAGAGATACAACGGGTCGATCGGGATGCAGTGCCCGCCCAACCCCGGTCCGGGGTAGAACGGCATGAACCCGAACGGCTTGGTGGAGGCCGCGTCGATGACTTCCCACGCGTCGATCCCCAGGGTCCGGCACATGAGCGCCACTTCGTTCGCCAAGCCGATGTTGATGGCGCGGAACGTGTTCTCGAGCAGCTTCACCATCTCAGCGGCCTGCGTCGAGCTCACTGGAATGACGGTATCGACCGCGTGGCGGTAGAGCGCGACCGCGCGTTTGGTGCACTCGGGAGTGACGCCGCCGATGATCTTCGGGGTGTTCCGCGTGTGGAAGGTCGGGTTGCCCGGATCCACGCGCTCAGGCGAAAACGCCAGAAAAAAATCCTTGCCGACCTTGCGCCCGTCCCTGGCCAGCTCCGAGAGCATGACCTCGTTGGTGGTGCCGGGATACGTGGTGCTCTCCAGCACCACGAGCTGGCCTTGCGGCAGGTACTTGGCGACCTGCTCGGTCGCAGCCGCGATAAAGGAAATGTCCGGGTCTTTGGTCTTTCGCAACGGCGTCGGGACGCAGATGCTGACCGCGTCGACCTTCCGGAGCGCGGAGAAATCGGTCGTGGCCGTCAACCGCCCCTTCGAGACCACGGAGCGAAGATCCTGATCCCGGACGTCCTGGATATACGAGCGCTGGTCGGAAATCGCCTTGATCTTCTTGGGGTCCACGTCGATCCCGACCACGGAGAACCCCGCCTTCGCAAACTCCACGGCCAGCGGGAGCCCGACGTAGCCCAGGCCGATAACGCCGATGGTGGCGGTCTTGTTGTTGATGTCGTCGAGTGTTGGCACAATTTCCCCTTTTACCCTGGAAAGAGTTGCTCCCCGTAGAGCCGGCGACGCTTTGCGCTGCGAATGTACTCTACGAAAAACGCAAGGACCGCGAACCCGAACAGCCCCACCATCGCAGCCAGCACGACCACGATCAGCCGCCGCGGGCCGACTGGAACCGTAGGCAGCACCGGCGCGCTGCGGACCTTGGTGTTCTCCGAGCGTGTGCGCGACGCGGCCAGTTCCACGATCCGATTTTCATAGTCCGCGCGTTGGCCGGCCATCTGGGTCAGCGAGCTTTCCACGTCATAGATGTCGGTTTGCGCTTTGCGACCGCGGAGCTCGCTCTCATTGCGCTCCCGGTAGAGCTCGTCCAGGTGCATTTGCCTACTCTGAAACAAGGTCTGCTCCCACAAAGCTTCCGATGCGTTGGGTTTGGCCTCGGACAGGCGGGTCCGCGCCTGGCTCATCTCACTCTCCAGGCGCGAGATGTTACGCTCCACTGTTTCCCGGTATTTGGACTCCCCGACCATTTGCGCCCGGAGGTCCGTGATCTGGCGTTTGAGCGTCTCTTGCTGCAATCCCGCCACGTGATTCTTCTCCCGAAGGCTCTCCTGCTCGCGATCAATGATCGCCAGCCCAGCCTGGTACTGTCGCGAGTGCTCGTCGACCAATTCATTGGCCAGAAACGTCAGGCCATCGACGACCTGCTGCGGATCGGAGAGTCTAAGCGAGAGTTCCACCAATGTCGTGGCTGCGACGTCGAGATCGTTCTTGATGACTTTCACCTTCAGCGCGTTGCGCATCGCAGACAGCGTGAGCTTATCTGCACCAAGATGACTGCGCAGTTTTTCGAGCATGGCGTCGCCGGTCAGGACCTGGGAAATGGTCTTGGGGTCCTCGATCAGTCCGAGGCGTGTCTCCCCAGCGCTGGCAGCCGTGAAGACGGTGCCGACCTTGAGCAGGAGAGACGCTTGGTAGCTCTTGGGCGTGACCAGCCCGTACACGACGGCGAGCGCCACCAATGCAGCGGTGCCGAGGCCGATGAGCCAACGGTGCTTCCACAACACCTCGAGGTAGTCGATCAGCTCGACCTGCTCCTCTTGGGCCGTTGTCGGAACGTCTTCGGTAACAGGCGTCATGCGTCAGCGCGTCTCCCCCACCAGTCACCGAGCGTGTACGGGTCGTCCGTGGGTACGGACGGCGGTTCGGCGGGGGATCAAGAACGGCCGATTGTAGCAGAGCCGCGACGGCACAGGCAAGACACGTTCCGGGGTTTCTTGTCATTTTTTTACGGGATGGCAATTCCCTTCGAAACGTGGCATACTGCGCTCCGTTTTCGTTTCCCGATACACCATCGTGGGAGGGCTCTTGATGTCGCGCAGCGATTCCCACCACGCTCCTCCACCGTTTCGAGAAGAATCCCCGCAGTTTACTGATCCCGAGCCAACGATCGCGGATTACGTATTGGTGCTGGCGCGGCGCAAACGGCTGATTGCGATCATCGTGGCGATCAGCGTCACGGCCGGGCTCGCCCACGCCCTGCTGGCAACCCGCTCCTACACGGTCCAAACCGCCATCGAGATCGGACGCGTCAACGGCGAGAAGCTCATCGATCCGCCGGAGACCATCCTAGCCAAGCTGAGCCACGCGTACATTCCGGATGTCGTCCATACCTATCGGGCTCTGCACCCCGATGCACCGAACGCCAAGGTCACGGCCAAGATCCCGAAGGGGAGCGAAGTCGTGGTCCTGGAGACTCGGGGGCCTCTCGATCACGAGTCGACCTACCGGTCGCTCCACGAAGCCATCTCCCAACGGCTCGTCAGCGACCACCAGCGCACGGCCGACCAGACGATTCGGCAGTACGAATCCGATCTATCGCGTGCCAAACTCAAGCTCGACGAGTTGTCGGATCGTCGCGTGTTCATGGTGCAGGAGAAGCTTCTGCAAGGCGAGATCGAACGAGCCCAGTTGCGTTTGGAAGGCCTCAAGGACCAGGCCAAGCTGATCGAGACCGAAGCCAAACGATTCGACGCGACCAAGAAACTCCTCACCCAGCAGGTGGCTGATTTGCGCGCCGACATTGCCTCAGCCAGCAACCATCGTACCCAAGCGGCACCGGATGCCACGGACGGCGCGCGGGCCATGACCCTGCTGATGCTGGACAGCCAGATCGTGGACAGCCGCTCGCGCCTCAGAACGCTGGAGGAGCGGCTTTACATCTCTCTGGAAAATGACCGCGAGAAGCTGCTCAAACAATTGGCGGACATCCGCAGAGACCAGGAAGCGCAACTGGCATCTCTCGGTGAACTGGGTAGCAAACTCGTCAAACTGCGCGTGGACAACGAGCGCGAAAAAGCGCTTCAACAGCAAGTCATTACGGACATCGAAACCAAACTGACCGGCATCCGTACTACGGTAGTTCTGACGCCACCCGCCAGACTGCCGGACCCCGCGGGCGTTGGCCGCGGCACGATTGTCGCGCTTTACGCCTTATTGGGATTGATGGCGGGCGTATTCACCGCGTTTCTGGCAGAGTTCCTCCAGCAGGCGAGGTCACGGAGGTACCCTGCCGGCAACGGGGCGCAGGCCGAACACCTGGACACGGACGTGGAAACGGAAGCCGTCATGTGGGGAAGACGCTAAACGAGCAGATCGCCTACCGCAACTCGGCATAAACGCCAAGCGGGGCCGAATCTTACGGGCGATCAGCTCGACTGCTCCTCGCGCGCGCCGTCCACCATGTTGACCTTCGGCTCCTCTTCAGCAACCGGCCCCATGTTCCTCACCAGAGTGTCCGAATGGACGCGGTCACGACGTGCCCGTCGTCTCCAGATGGTTCGCCGGGCTGCTCGATCCGCGTGTATCGATACTCCAATTGGCCGGATGCGGTCGGCGCGTCGTATGAAAGCCGCGCTCCCGCGCTCCGTCCCGAGGTTTCCCCGGGGCCGAACACGCCGCTCTGCACGCCGTCGTACAGCGCGCCGAGCGCCCATTCCGGCGTGAAACGGCGCTCGATCTCCAGGCTCAGCATCCTGGCGTCGGTTCCCATGGGATGACCGATCACGAATCCGTGGTAGGTATAACCCGACCGATAGACCGCGTGTTGATACCACACCCCGGCCACGTTCGCGAAGGCATTGTCGGCATACTCACCGCGCAGCTCCCACCGTGACGAGCCGAACAGCTTGGGTAGGTACACCCCCGCGACCACGGCCGGATGCGACGGCAGCCATTTGGCGTGGTCCTCGCCCCCCCACTCCGCGTAGAACTCGAGGGGCTGCCGGCGCCAAGGGATCCTCACCGTTACGTCGGCCCCGGCCAATTGGTTGCCTGGATTGCGTTGGTCGTTCTCCCCGCGCGCCCGAATCACGTCCCAGAGCAGATCCGCCGTAAGCGGGCGCCCTTCGCCGCCGAACATCGCGGTTCTCGCAAGGCCGACCTCCAGCAGACGATGCGGCCGGAAGGCAAGGCGCAATCCGGCCAGATAGGGCTTGGGGATGGCCGCGCGATCGGCTTCGAGCCTGGTGACGAAGAGATGAACGGACGTTGCGCCGATCCATTTGAGGCGCCACGGCCGGCTCGGCTCCAGGCGCACCAGGTCGAACGGCCTGGCATAGTCTGTCAGCAGCAATGAGCCCCGAAAACCCGGGCCCCACCACATCGCCTCGCGCCCCACGGTCAGCGCCAGACCGGCGCCGGCAATGGACAGGTACGCTGCGCGGGTTGCGAAATCCAAATCGTCGGTCGCGCCGACCGGGTAACGAATCTCGGGGTGGTACCCCCACGCCGCCCATGGTCCCAGCGATCCGCCCAGCTCCACGCCCGCGCGGACATTGCCTCCGTCGTTGAATCGATCGCCCAACCGTTCGATGCCGGTCGGGACCGGCGGTCCTTCTCCCACCACGACCCGGCCGTCGAGCACCACGTCCGTGACCGACCCCAGCGACGCCAGCCGGCGTTCAATGGCCCGGACATCGGCGGCGATCCATGGATCGGACCCGGTCTCGGCGTTCGCGCGAATCTCGCGGACAATCGAACCCAGGGCCCCCCGCGAGAGCGGCTTGGTCTTGAGCAGGGCCTCGTTGATGACGCCCAGAGCCGCCAACCGCTCCAAACCCCGATACACCGGGTCATGGATGGGCAGGTGGGGCTCGGCGGCGAACACCGGATGAACGGCGAGCAGCGCGATCGCAACCGCCGCAACTCTCACCCGTTCTCGTAGCCGTTCGACGCGGGTCGCCCGTTGAAGGATCGGTGCTCGCGAAGGCTTTTGACGTACTCCCGGACAAACACGACCACCAATGCCGCGAACCCCGACAGGATGCCTGCGAGAACCATGTTGAGCAACATCCTGGGACCGATGGGCTTACGCGGCGGGACCGCCTCGTCCAAGATCTGGAAGTTCATGCTGATCGAGCGCTCGTTGAGGAATCGACCGGCCGACGAGACCGTGGCATTGGCAATGGCCGCTGCCATCTCCGGATCGCGCCACTGGGCGCGTACCGTGATGACCCCGCGACCCGGCCCGCTGACCTTGACGATCCGTTTCTGCACCGCCTCGATCGCTTCATCCCTGGTCGGTTTCTTCCCGGTCGCCTGAGCCAGCGCCGCTTCAAGCCCCAACTCGTCCACCACCATGCCGGCGACACGCCGGCTCTGGAGCACGGCCACGAGCTTATCGCTCGAGTTTTCGATACCCAACCTTCCTCCCAGTGACCCTGCGAGCGCGGATGACAGGCTGCCGCCGCGATCCTGCTCGAACGGCATGATCGTGGTCTGCGCAGAAAACGTCTTGGGGATAGTCACGCTCGCCCCGAGCGCGGCGGTTGTGGCGAGCGCCACCAGCGTCACAATCAACCACCGCCCTCCCCACACGACGCGTGCATAGTCCTGCAGGGTCGGCTCCCAATCCTCATGGGTCGCGAGTTGGGCCTCCCGCTCGTGTTCGATCTCGACGGTTTCAGAGCGATACGGCATGCTTGACTAGAAAACCACCACGAGCGCCGCGATGGCGATCCCAAATTGCCCCACGATCGTGGCAATGTCACGCCAGAACGGCAAGGGGCGATATTTGGCTTCCATTTCAGGCGGCACCAGAATGGCGTCTCCGGCCTCGATGGCTTTGATCTCATCCGGGCTGACCGAGGAGCCGTCGGCTTTGACCACGTATACGGCTTTGCGGTCGGCGTTGGGGAGAAACCCGCCGGCCAACGCCACATAGTCGTCGATCGAACGCCCCTGCTGGGCCATGACCGCGGTGGGATTGCGCACGCTGCCGATGATCGACACCGACGACGGCGGGGGCGGCACCACCAGATGATCCCCGTCCTCGAGCAGCAAGTCGTTGGGCGTGCCCTCCAGCTCGGCCGGATCGGCCAATCGGATCACCACGCGTCCCAGCGCGGTCTCCGACGCCAGCATCTTGACCGCGTCCTGGCGCGTGGCCAACTCGAAGCGGGCCGCTTCGGCCTCGTCCTTCGACAAACCGCCCATGGCCAAGGAAGCAGCCTCGGCCGTGATCCGCTGCTCGTGCGAAGCCGTGAATTCCCGCAACTGGCGTTCCTGGCTTTCGCGCACGCTCTTGCGCGTGAACACCGCGCCCCGCAAGTACGCCTTCTCAGTGAACCCTCCGGCCCGCCGGACCAAGGAGCTGAGCCGCTCGCCGGGCTGCATCACGTAGGTCCCGGGATACGGGATCTCTCCCTGGATCGTCACTCGATACTGCCGCTTGAGCTCGCCGACCTGCTTGATGAGCAACTCGTCCTCCCCTTGCAGGATGACATTCTGGTCGGGATCGTCGGCCAACACCCGATCCGGATCCAGGGGAATCACGTTGCGGACAACCTGCCCGTCGATGCCCGTGGCCGAGACCCGGACCAGCTCCGCCTCCCGCAACGCGGACTCGCGGGTGAGGCCCCCTTCGAACATCAGGTCGCGGACACGCATGCCCTTGAGCAAGGGGTACACGCCCGGCTTTTTCACCTCGCCGCGAACCGCGACCTGCGGCAGGGCCTTGGCGTCGCTCTTGGTGTAGACCACCACCTCGTCGTCCGGCTGCAGCACGGTGTTCTCGGACCCTTCGCCTTCCAGCAACCGGTCGAGCCGGAAGTAGAGGATCGTGCGCTCGAAGGCGGCGTCTTCCTTGGGCGTTTTCCGCCGGATCTCGGCCCGCGCCACGAACGCATCCTCGGTGGGGTCGCCGGCCTGCCGTATCAGCTCCAGCACCTTCATGTCCTCGTAGAGTTGGTAGCGCCCGGGGTGCCGAACCGCCCCGGTAACGGTCACGACCTGTGGACCATGGAACCGCGACGCGGGATAGACGCGGAGCTCGTCGCGATCCCGCAACTCGAGATTGTGGCGGGGATTGCCAGCCATCATCTGCTCGATGCTGAACGAGACGACGGTCCTGGTCATGGTGGGATACTCGTAGCGGATGATCTCGCTGTAATCGAGCGACGGTTCCGGCAGGAGTTGGTCGTACCTCGCAATGACGTCGCGGACGCGCATGCCGGGCCTGAACTCGTACTCCCCCGGACGCACCACGTGACCGCGCAGCCGCACCACGTGCCGCTGGACGGGGTCGATCGGCGCGAGCCGCACCACGTCCATGTTCTGAATCGGAAACTCGGCTGCCTCATCGACCCGCGACAGGTCCACATCGACCACGATGCGTTTTTCGTGCGCGA containing:
- a CDS encoding DUF86 domain-containing protein, which gives rise to MVDRGRILGKLDELERYVRELRAIAPGSFEEFLRPEKKRACERLLQISVEATIDVCHLLVMGLRLGYSSEEADLFNALARKDVISEGLAATLKDMKGFRNILVHEYAEVDDALVYKAVRDRLGDFEAFKREVLAALDRGK
- a CDS encoding nucleotidyltransferase domain-containing protein → MAEFPTKVARVLDCIVAHARDDANVLAVALYGSHARGDARPDSDIDVCLMLEPARYEPLALSEKKLEYLGLSDADVQVFQQLPLYIRHRVLKEAKFLFVRDEDRLYELAFRTAQAWEDFRPYYQRYLDEVARG
- a CDS encoding DUF86 domain-containing protein, whose protein sequence is MVDDVLLAKAAIIERCLKRIAEDYIGHEAEFAEDCMRQDAIILNLQRACEAAIDGAMHLVRTGHLGLPQESREAFSLMQKAGLLEPQLGDKMRAMVGFRNVAVHDYGSLNLDIVRAIVEKRLGDLRAFAKLLIQHAG
- a CDS encoding nucleotidyltransferase domain-containing protein, with the protein product MTRNFDAAVRCIRDGLPDVVAIYRYGSAGTQHERPDSDVDLAVLPARPLTFDTMLKLSGALSDVAGRQVDLVDLLKAPTILRAQIVAYGERLYCADERAGSVFEDYVFSSYARFNEERRALVADILARGSVYGG
- a CDS encoding ATP-binding protein, with protein sequence MWIARESESLVRRMARQFPAVLVTGARQTGKTSLLRHLYPRASYLSLDLPANAEAARTAPDALLEEYPAPVVIDEIQYAPSLLKHLKVRIDRDRSPGQYLLTGSQVFALMQGVSESLAGRCGVLNLYTLSKAELSAADYAIDETRYLFLGGYPELHTGADPDLWFPAYVATYLERDVRNVMRVADLPEFNRFLRACALRTSQVLNSSDLARDTGVAPNTARKWLGLLQTSGVVALIEPYFSNRTKRLVKAPKLAFLDTGLAAFLAGFRSERALTTSALVGAFWESHVFGQIVRQAAGRADTALVGYWRTAGGPEVDLVIERAAGALVAIECKWKEQPEPADAAGLRAFGTAEKGRVKEKMIVCRTKAGYKLPDGTWVLDVAHALKRIGARP
- the rfbC gene encoding dTDP-4-dehydrorhamnose 3,5-epimerase, producing the protein MNVKETPLAGLLVIEPKVFRDSRGFFWETYHARRYAEAGITGPFVQDNTSHSVKGTLRGLHYQLKRPQGKLVWVVRGEVFDVAVDIRRSSPTFGKWHGERLSGEEPRQFYIPPGFAHGFCVLSDSADFMYKCTNLYAPDDERGILWNDPEIGIAWPVSQPVLSAKDQRFARLRDVPATDLFG
- a CDS encoding HEPN domain-containing protein yields the protein MTSGSLARSYLKKAMARLEILDVLLRNGAYSDVIREAQEVVELALKAMLRSVGIEPPKVHDVGSFLKEHRGRFVAEVSARVDRLAEISKELRKDRELSFYGDIDFIPTEEYDVDDAKKAREGAYHVVETARMVVSEAP
- a CDS encoding nucleotidyltransferase domain-containing protein, which produces MGTLHEAFASLQERVLDAVKAVYGDRLVSVVVYGSVARGTMRFDSDVDLLVVARGLPKGQPRRRIEFQDVERLLEPEMRRLAGLGVTTELSVVFKTPEEVEIGSPLFFDMVEDAKILFDRDGAFARRLDRLRRRMTELGSKRIWKGNAWYWDLKPDYKPGEVFEIL
- a CDS encoding SDR family oxidoreductase gives rise to the protein MTTQQSRLIGGSRYLVTGGAGFIGSHLVETLLTKGHTVRVLDNFATGKRANLDAVMARCKVAPGDPRLTVIEGDIRDPKTCAEAVAGVDYVLHQAALPSVPRSVADPVGTTAVNVTGTLNMLWAAKEAKVKRFVYASSSSVYGDTAVLPKVESLPTNPLSPYAVSKLAGEQFCKVFYRAYGLPTVALRYFNIYGPRQDPESQYAAVIPRFVSALASGRPVTIYGDGKQSRDFTFIDDCVRANLLACRSKHALGEAMNIAYGDRTTINALYTEIARLLKVSAKPEYVDPRPGDVKHSLAGLTRADALLGYKPRVNIKAGLKRVVAAFQNPVR